The following are encoded together in the Argopecten irradians isolate NY chromosome 5, Ai_NY, whole genome shotgun sequence genome:
- the LOC138324408 gene encoding acetylcholine receptor subunit beta-type lev-1-like — translation MGNTKALLHDLFFNYSKDVIPVKNQSRPVAVSMDLDVVSINDFDEVAGTIDMVIVLSISWNDESLIWDAASYGNKTLLTFNQNKVWLPQMFLLNPVESSKPISHQYFQVTVTHDGNILWMPGAVLKATCTPDISKFPFDQHTCSLQISPWGFSEEQVALTIPSPTMQFEYYTTNSEWDVIESATNAWTGTFNMAIYSFTIKRRHLNFMISVVIPIIMLALVNPFVFILPFNSGERASYSITVLLAFTVYMTVVSDRMPPTSHPMSILAFYILLMLVGSVLIVIANIFQTRLYDKDDTDQPIPQYIARPVMCLRLIFRSNRIKTQHLDFRKQGSGNKKRQTAQDGGNILSVQDVGSMEKTEASELNTEHVLDCKTTDSAKLPTWRMIAKTTDLVFFVVFLLITVTFTIAFFIAVM, via the coding sequence ATGGGAAATACAAAGGCACTTCttcatgatttgttttttaattattccAAAGATGTGATCCCTGTTAAAAACCAGTCACGGCCGGTTGCTGTGTCTATGGACCTAGATGTTGTTTCTATCAATGATTTTGATGAAGTAGCAGGAACAATTGACATGGTAATCGTTTTGAGTATTTCCTGGAATGACGAAAGTCTGATATGGGATGCCGCTTCATATGGGAACAAGACATTATTGACATTCAATCAGAATAAAGTATGGCTCCCTCAGATGTTTCTTCTGAATCCTGTCGAATCTAGCAAACCGATCAGTCACCAATATTTCCAGGTAACTGTCACACATGACGGGAATATTTTGTGGATGCCTGGTGCGGTGTTGAAGGCAACGTGCACACCTGATATTTCCAAATTTCCATTTGACCAACACACATGTTCATTACAAATCAGTCCATGGGGCTTCAGTGAAGAACAGGTGGCGTTGACAATACCGTCACCGACAATGCAGTTTGAATATTATACCACCAACAGCGAATGGGATGTAATAGAATCAGCCACAAATGCCTGGACTGGCACATTCAATATGGCAATATACTCCTTTACTATCAAGCGGCGACATTTGAATTTCATGATCAGTGTTGTAATCCCGATTATCATGTTAGCCCTTGTGAATCCGTTTGTGTTTATTCTTCCGTTTAATTCAGGAGAGAGGGCTTCCTACAGTATCACAGTGTTACTGGCATTTACAGTATACATGACCGTGGTGAGTGATAGAATGCCTCCCACGTCTCATCCGATGTCTATTCTGGCATTCTACATATTGTTGATGCTTGTTGGCAGTGTTCTAATTGTGATTGCCAACATATTTCAAACAAGACTCTATGATAAGGATGATACCGACCAGCCAATTCCTCAATATATCGCCAGACCTGTTATGTGCCTACGACTGATTTTCAGAAGTAATAGAATAAAAACCCAACACCTCGACTTTAGAAAACAGGGTAGCGGCAATAAGAAACGCCAAACAGCACAAGACGGAGGAAATATTCTATCGGTACAAGATGTAGGATCAATGGAAAAAACGGAGGCATCTGAATTGAATACAGAACATGTATTAGACTGTAAGACGACAGACAGTGCAAAGTTACCCACTTGGCGGATGATAGCAAAGACGACAGATTTGGTAttctttgttgtatttttgttaataacTGTCACGTTTACTATTGCGTTTTTCATAGCAGTCATGTGA